From the Oryza glaberrima chromosome 5, OglaRS2, whole genome shotgun sequence genome, one window contains:
- the LOC127774450 gene encoding putative WUSCHEL-related homeobox 2: protein MAPAVQQQQSGGGGGSTGAAAVVSTTRWCPTPEQLMMLEEMYRGGLRTPNAAQIQQITAHLSTYGRIEGKNVFYWFQNHKARDRQKLRRRLCISHHLLSCAHYYHHHLAAAAAAVPPPQLLPPLHPSSSSSCGGGLIDHANSLLSPTSATTPTSAAAAAAAAAYTTSYYYPFTAAAAPPPPRTSPAASPLFHYNQGGGGVVLPAAEAIGRSSSSSDYSLGKLVDNFGVALEEAFPAQPQQPATTMAMTAVVDTTAVAAAAGGFCRPLKTLDLFPGGLKEEQHDVV, encoded by the exons ATGGCGCCGgcggtgcagcagcagcagagcggcggcggcggcggatcgacgggggcagcggcggtggtgtcgACGACGCGGTGGTGCCCGACGCCGGAGCAGCTGATGATGCTGGAGGAGATGTACAGGGGAGGGCTCCGGACGCCGAACGCGGCGCAGATACAGCAGATCACGGCGCACCTCTCGACGTACGGCCGCATCGAGGGCAAGAACGTCTTCTACTGGTTCCAGAACCACAAGGCCCGCGACCGCCagaagctccgccgccgcctctgcatctcccaccacctcctctcctgcgcccactactaccaccaccacctcgccgccgccgccgccgccgttccgccGCCACAGCTTCTGCCGCCGCtgcacccctcctcctcctcctcctgcggcGGTGGCCTCATCGACCACGCTAATTCCCTTCTCTCCCCCACGTCGGCGAccacccccacctccgccgccgccgcagcagcagcagcagcttacACCACCAGCTACTACTaccccttcaccgccgccgccgcaccgccaccgcccaggacgtcgccggcggcgagcccccTCTTCCACTACAACCAG ggaggcggcggcgtggtgttgccggcggcggaggcgatcgggcgttcgtcgtcgtcgtcggactACTCGCTGGGGAAGCTAGTGGACAACTTCGGGGTGGCGCTGGAGGAGGCGTTCCcggcgcagccgcagcagccggcgacgacgatggcgatgaCGGCCGTCGTCGACActacggcggtggcggcggcggcaggtggctTCTGCCGGCCGCTCAAGACGCTGGACCTCTTCCCCGGCGGCCTCAAGGAAGAGCAGCATGACGTCGTCTAG
- the LOC127775161 gene encoding UPF0014 membrane protein STAR2, which produces MASMAALLQRLLVVVNQVDPGAPGFWREFLVGMLKPVAATAVVAMAVALSFTQRLGLEGEMLYAMARAFLQLSVIGFVLQFIFTQKSAAWILLAYLFMVTIAGYTAGQRARHVPRGKHIAAVSILAGTSVTMALLVALRVFPFTPRYIIPVAGMMVGNAMTVTGVTMKKLREDVGMQRGVVETALALGATPRQATARQVRRSLVIALSPVIDNAKTVGLIALPGAMTGLIMGGASPLEAIQLQIVVMNMLMGASTVSSILSTYLCWPAFFTGAFQLNDAVFAAD; this is translated from the coding sequence ATGGCGAGCATGGCGGCGCTGCTGCAGCGtctgctggtggtggtgaatCAGGTGGACCCGGGCGCGCCGGGGTTCTGGCGGGAGTTCTTGGTGGGCATGCTGaagccggtggcggcgacggcggtggtggcgatggcggtggcgctgAGCTTCACGCAGCGGCTGGGGCTCGAGGGCGAGATGCTGTACGCCATGGCGCGGGCGTTCCTCCAGCTCTCCGTCATCGGCTTCGTCCTCCAGTTCATCTTCACCCAGAAGAGCGCCGCCTGGATCCTCCTCGCCTACCTCTTCATGGTCACCATCGCCGGCTACACCGCGGGGCAGCGCGCCCGCCACGTCCCGCGGGGGAAGCacatcgccgccgtctccatccTCGCCGGCACCTCCGTCACCATGGCCCTCCTCGTGGCGCTCCGGGTGTTCCCGTTCACGCCGCGGTACATCATCCCGGTGGCCGGGATGATGGTCGGGAACGCGATGACGGTGACCGGGGTGACGATGAAGAAGCTGAGGGAGGACGTGGGGATGCAGCGAGGGGTGGTGGAGACGGCGCTGGCGCTGGGCGCGACGCCGCggcaggcgacggcgcggcaggtGAGGAGGTCGCTGGTGATCGCGCTGTCGCCGGTGATCGACAACGCCAAGACGGTGGGGCTGATCGCGCTGCCGGGCGCCATGACCGGCCTCATCATGGGCGGCGCGTCGCCGCTGGAGGCCATCCAGCTGCAGATCGTGGTGATGAACATGCTCATGGGCGCTTCCACCGTCAGCAGCATCCTCTCCACCTACCTCTGCTGGCCGGCCTTCTTCACCGGCGCCTTCCAGCTCAACGACGCCGTCTTCGCCGCCGACTAA
- the LOC127772737 gene encoding uncharacterized protein LOC127772737 — translation MPIRTLLSRATTLRRPPHILLRLAMLRHTRVMEVAMVEEGTWLRCLERVQPSPPRHTVHTSFLPMAAMEATVTVTAVTMAVAASLAAITMATAAITANTMEAITDTTTTMAASMAVITDTTATTAASMAVTTAVIMVATMATINTALSFSPCLLNK, via the exons atgcctATCCGTACCCTCCTCAGCAGGGCTACTAccctccgccgcccaccgcatATCCTCCTCCGGCTGGCTATGCTGCGCCATACCAGG gttatGGAGGTAGCCATGGTGGAGGAGGGCACATGGCTCCGATGCTTGGAGCGGgtgcagccgtcgccgccgcggcataCGGTGCACACAAGCTTTCTTCCCATGGCGGCCATGGAGGCTACGGTTACGGTTACGGCGGTcaccatggcggtggcggcttctTTGGCGGCGATCACCATGGCCACGGCGGCCATCACGGCGAATACTATGGAGGCCATCACGGACACGACGACCACCATGGCGGCTTCTATGGCGGTCATCACGGACACGACGGCCACCACGGCGGCTTCTATGGCGGTCACCACGGCGGTCATCATGGTGGCCACCATGGCCACCATTAATACTGCTCTCAGCTTCTCACCATGCCTGCTCAATAAGTGA
- the LOC127772736 gene encoding uncharacterized protein LOC127772736, whose translation MGGSKDEQQDRGLFSNLMHGVAGGGGGHGYPYPPQQGYYPPPPTAYPPPPPQAGYGGGYGYPPAGYPGSSAPFQHGNHGGGNMGMLAAGAAAAAAAYGAHKLSHGHGHGGYGYGGHHGGLFGGHHGHHGGLFGGHHGHHGGGLFGGHHGHHGGLFGGHHGFGGHHGHHGHHGHH comes from the exons ATGGGAGGGAGCAAGGATGAGCAGCAAGACAGGGGGCTCTTCTCCAACCTGAtgcacggcgtcgccggcggcggcggcggccatggctatCCGTACCCTCCTCAGCAGGGGtactacccgccgccgcccaccgcgtatcctcctcctcctcctcaggcgGGGTACGGCGGCGGCTATGGCTACCCTCCTGCAGGTTACCCCGGCTCGTCCGCGCCATTCCAACACG GTAACCATGGCGGAGGAAACATGGGGATGCTAGCTGCAGGtgcagccgctgccgcagcGGCGTACGGCGCGCACAAGCTTTCCCACGGTCATGGCCATGGAGGCTACGGCTACGGTGGCCACCACGGCGGCCTCTTCGGCGGTCACCATGGCCACCACGGCGGCTTGTTTGGAGGCCATCACGgacaccacggcggcggcctcttcGGCGGCCACCACGGCCACCATGGCGGCTTGTTTGGCGGTCACCACGGCTTCGGTGGCCACCATGGCCACCACGGACACCATGGCCACCATTGA
- the LOC127774353 gene encoding glycine-rich protein A3-like, whose product MGGGKDKHDESDKGLFSNMMHGVAGGHGYPPHQGYPPQGYPPPPGAYPPPPGAYPPPPGAYPPPPGAYPPQHGYPQPGGYPPPGGYPQHGGYPPAGYPGSSGHQGGHGSSGGGHMGAMLAGGAAAAAAAYGAHKISSHGHGGHMGYGGHGGFGGYGHGYGGHHGGKFKHGKHGHHGKFKHGKHGHGMFGGGKFKKWK is encoded by the exons ATGGGAGGTGGCAAGGACAAGCATGACGAGAGCGACAAGGGGCTCTTCTCTAACATGATGCACGGCGTTGCCGGCGGCCATGGGTATCCTCCTCACCAGGGATACCCTCCTCAGggctacccgccgccgccgggagcgtACCCGCCTCCTCCGGGGGCTTATCCCCCTCCTCCTGGGGCTTACCCTCCACCACCTGGGGCATACCCTCCACAGCATGGGTACCCTCAGCCTGGTGGCTACCCTCCACCTGGTGGTTACCCCCAACATGGTGGCTACCCTCCTGCGGGCTACCCCGGATCATCTGGGCACCAGG GCGGCCATGGGAGTAGCGGTGGAGGACACATGGGAGCAATGCTGGCTGGAGgcgctgctgcggctgctgcggccTATGGGGCACACAAGATCTCTTCTCATGGCCATGGTGGACACATGGGCTATGGAGGCCATGGAGGTTTTGGTGGTTACGGCCATGGCTACGGCGGTCACCACGGCGGCAAGTTCAAGCATGGCAAGCACGGCCACCATGGCAAGTTCAAGCATGGCAAGCATGGGCACGGCATGTTCGGTGGTGGCAAGTTCAAGAAGTGGAAGTAA